In Acyrthosiphon pisum isolate AL4f unplaced genomic scaffold, pea_aphid_22Mar2018_4r6ur Scaffold_18777;HRSCAF=19459, whole genome shotgun sequence, the DNA window gttttttttaaattaagtggACCCGGTGAACTTAACGCCTTCAAATAAACTCTAGAGTGATAATAAAATTCAAGAATTCCATTTAAATGAATTGTTACAGAAATCAGTTGAGTGCATTTTGATGaacaatgtttttagttttgttttctggtgcaaaaataaacaacaaagaCGGTTTTCCAACACGCGAACTGGCAACGTACAGCTGCCCGTCCGAAAAACATGGAAATTCCAAATTGATCCCACAGACTTCCAACGATTGGCCTTGCGATTTACTGATTGTCATCGCAAAAGCCAATCGAACGGGAAACTGAATCCGCTTAAACTGAAATTGAATATCTGTTGGAATGATCGGAATTCGTGGGATAAGGACTTCCTCTTCTTTGAAATTGCCCTTGATGATCGTTGATTGTATTACATTGTTCATCAGTTTCTTGATGGACA includes these proteins:
- the LOC100570111 gene encoding uncharacterized protein LOC100570111, translated to MNNVIQSTIIKGNFKEEEVLIPRIPIIPTDIQFQFKRIQFPVRLAFAMTISKSQGQSLEVCGINLEFPCFSDGQLYVASSRVGKPSLLFIFAPENKTKNIVHQNALN